Proteins encoded in a region of the Flammeovirga yaeyamensis genome:
- a CDS encoding NAD-dependent epimerase/dehydratase family protein, translating to MKVIITGATGMVGRGVLYECLEDNRIEKVLMINRSSLDINHPKLEEALLKDFTEVEVIKDRLLGYDACFYCMGISAVGLSEEEYTKITYDTANAFAKTLFDINQELIFNYVSGTGTDETEKGNSMWARVKGKTENMLLKKGFKDAIMFRPGFIIPEKGIKSKTNWYNAFYVITRPLFPLMKKSKQITTTTNIGKAMINSLFFPPKLKHLENRMINNLSQENG from the coding sequence ATGAAAGTTATTATCACAGGAGCAACAGGAATGGTAGGTAGAGGAGTTTTGTATGAGTGCCTCGAAGACAATAGAATAGAAAAGGTGTTAATGATTAACCGATCGTCTTTAGATATTAATCATCCTAAACTCGAAGAAGCATTACTTAAAGATTTTACCGAGGTTGAAGTCATAAAAGATAGATTATTGGGATATGATGCTTGTTTTTATTGTATGGGAATATCTGCGGTAGGTTTAAGCGAAGAAGAGTATACAAAAATCACTTATGATACGGCTAATGCTTTTGCCAAAACATTATTTGATATCAATCAAGAATTAATTTTCAATTATGTTTCCGGTACTGGTACAGACGAAACAGAAAAAGGAAACAGTATGTGGGCAAGAGTAAAAGGAAAAACAGAAAATATGCTCTTAAAAAAAGGATTTAAAGATGCCATTATGTTCAGACCAGGTTTTATTATCCCAGAAAAAGGGATTAAATCAAAAACCAATTGGTATAACGCCTTCTATGTAATAACAAGGCCACTTTTTCCTTTAATGAAGAAGTCTAAACAAATTACAACCACTACGAATATTGGAAAGGCGATGATTAATAGTTTATTCTTCCCTCCTAAATTAAAGCATCTAGAAAATAGAATGATAAATAATCTATCTCAAGAAAACGGATAA
- a CDS encoding serine hydrolase domain-containing protein, which translates to MRILFFFILSMTTAYGQVNQKDIHKFEKYVNKLLTDSQKAPVANIFCYIENDSILVHKGFGHLNVKGDEVNKNSTFKIASITKMFTSTVILQMMEEDLIDLDAPVSRYLSDINYLQFDSLHLYQGKSYGNTITIRQLLQHRSGLGDIFIDTYETFVDHMKKHSQKEWTPEKLFEFYYKNEVNHMTHFQPDSGYYYTDVGYFLLGLTIEKVTKKSLAENYRERILDPLELTSTYFEYHEENPSKNKQASAYIGDWEITGNVNTSYDWGGGGLVSNTQDLSKFIHGLFDQKLFQKKETLEMMTEARSIGRKYGMGITTYSFNDRIYYGHGGFWGSLMAYDPIHNSTIILSINQVEPPFQEIKLIKKAVALVE; encoded by the coding sequence ATGAGAATTTTATTTTTCTTCATTTTATCAATGACCACTGCTTATGGACAGGTAAATCAAAAAGATATTCACAAGTTTGAGAAATATGTGAACAAGTTATTGACAGATTCACAAAAAGCTCCTGTAGCTAATATTTTCTGCTACATAGAAAATGACTCAATTTTAGTACACAAAGGGTTTGGACATTTAAATGTTAAAGGTGATGAAGTAAATAAGAACTCTACTTTTAAGATCGCTAGTATTACTAAAATGTTTACCTCTACGGTCATTCTTCAAATGATGGAAGAAGATTTAATTGATCTTGACGCCCCTGTTTCTAGGTATTTATCTGATATAAACTATTTACAGTTCGATAGTCTTCATCTGTATCAAGGAAAATCTTATGGTAATACAATTACTATCCGACAGCTTTTACAACACCGCTCTGGCTTAGGAGATATTTTTATTGACACATATGAAACATTTGTGGATCATATGAAAAAACATTCTCAAAAAGAATGGACTCCAGAAAAGCTTTTTGAGTTTTACTATAAAAATGAGGTAAATCATATGACTCATTTTCAACCTGATTCTGGCTATTATTATACAGACGTTGGATATTTTCTATTAGGATTAACCATAGAAAAAGTCACCAAAAAATCGTTAGCAGAAAATTACAGAGAAAGAATACTTGATCCTCTAGAATTGACCTCTACTTACTTTGAATATCACGAAGAAAATCCTTCCAAAAACAAACAAGCTTCTGCTTATATTGGAGATTGGGAAATTACAGGAAATGTCAATACTTCTTACGATTGGGGTGGAGGTGGCCTCGTTTCCAACACCCAAGACTTAAGCAAATTCATCCATGGGTTATTTGATCAAAAACTCTTTCAGAAAAAAGAAACGCTAGAGATGATGACAGAAGCTCGATCTATTGGAAGAAAATACGGAATGGGTATCACTACCTACAGCTTTAACGATAGAATCTATTATGGACATGGCGGTTTTTGGGGTAGCTTAATGGCTTATGACCCTATTCATAATTCAACCATCATATTATCCATTAACCAAGTAGAACCTCCTTTTCAAGAAATAAAATTGATAAAAAAAGCGGTGGCGTTGGTGGAGTAA
- a CDS encoding NfeD family protein: MKKIFYIITLLFTFQSINVFAEKDPVVFQFEIREDINPVMSRQVKLALDEATEQKADYVIIDMDTYGGAVNDADKIRQMILDYSTPVYVFINKNAASAGALISIACDSIYMETGSNIGAATVVMGGTGEAAPDKYQSYMRSMMRSTAESNGRNPDIAEAMVDQDLVVEGISEEGEVITFTVSEAIKNGYCEAKVAGVKDIMKRSGVDSYTLVNYEQSTTESIISLFLNPAISGILILIILGGLYFELQSPGVGFPLIAAIVAAILYLTPYYLNGMADNWEIVLIALGIVLIILEIFVVPGFGVTGVSGISLLVIGLVLVMLENDFLDFTFVDSTRIWTSLISVMGAMFVAGMFILTFAHKIMDMPMFNKVGLRESMTSEDGYSADVFEASFVGQVGIAHTVLRPSGKIKIDNDYYDATTEGGFIEKGTEVEVVSQNNMSLRVRELQS, translated from the coding sequence ATGAAGAAAATTTTCTATATCATCACTTTATTATTCACCTTTCAGAGTATCAATGTATTTGCAGAAAAGGACCCGGTGGTGTTTCAATTCGAAATTCGAGAAGATATTAATCCAGTGATGTCACGACAAGTGAAATTGGCATTGGATGAAGCTACAGAGCAAAAAGCAGATTATGTCATCATTGATATGGATACCTATGGAGGTGCTGTAAATGATGCGGATAAGATCAGACAAATGATTTTAGATTACTCAACGCCGGTGTATGTATTTATTAATAAAAATGCAGCAAGTGCAGGTGCATTAATCTCCATAGCATGTGATTCGATCTACATGGAAACAGGATCAAACATTGGTGCGGCTACCGTAGTGATGGGAGGCACTGGAGAAGCAGCCCCAGATAAATACCAATCGTATATGCGTTCAATGATGCGTTCAACTGCAGAAAGTAATGGACGTAATCCGGATATTGCAGAAGCCATGGTCGATCAAGATCTGGTGGTAGAAGGTATATCAGAAGAAGGAGAAGTAATTACTTTTACCGTTTCTGAAGCCATTAAAAATGGGTATTGCGAAGCCAAAGTAGCTGGAGTAAAAGATATCATGAAAAGGAGTGGAGTAGATAGTTACACGCTTGTAAATTATGAGCAATCGACTACCGAAAGCATTATCTCTTTATTCTTGAACCCAGCAATTAGTGGTATTTTAATTCTAATCATCTTAGGAGGTTTGTACTTCGAATTACAATCTCCAGGTGTAGGTTTCCCTTTAATTGCAGCAATTGTAGCAGCAATTTTATATTTAACTCCCTACTATTTAAATGGTATGGCCGACAACTGGGAAATTGTACTAATTGCGTTAGGTATAGTATTGATCATATTGGAAATATTTGTCGTCCCAGGATTTGGTGTCACAGGAGTATCAGGTATTAGTTTATTAGTGATAGGATTGGTACTCGTAATGCTAGAAAACGACTTCCTAGATTTTACTTTTGTTGATTCAACTCGAATTTGGACATCTCTAATTAGTGTGATGGGCGCAATGTTCGTTGCAGGAATGTTTATTCTAACTTTCGCCCATAAGATTATGGATATGCCAATGTTCAACAAAGTAGGTTTAAGAGAGTCCATGACTTCCGAAGATGGTTATTCAGCAGATGTATTCGAAGCCTCTTTTGTAGGACAAGTAGGGATAGCACATACTGTATTAAGACCCTCAGGAAAGATTAAAATAGATAACGACTATTATGACGCAACAACCGAAGGAGGTTTCATAGAAAAAGGAACTGAAGTCGAAGTAGTTAGTCAGAATAACATGTCGTTAAGAGTAAGGGAGTTGCAGAGTTAA